A window of Motilibacter peucedani genomic DNA:
CCGGCCCCTTCGACGCCAACCGCCTCTACGTGCCGCCCGCGCCTCCCGGGTCGGCCGCCCAGATCGCCGCCCTGAAGGCGGCCGGCAACACCCAGGACGCGGCGCTGGTCGCCAAGGAGACCAAGACCGCCCAGGCGGTCTGGTTCACCAGCGGCACGCCCGACCAGGTCCGCAAGGCCGTCCGCCGCACGATGCACGACGCCAAGAAGCAGGGCGCCGTCCCGACGCTGGTGATCTACAACCTGCCCTACCGCGACTGCGGGCAGTACTCCTCGGGCGGCGCGGCCGACACCAAGGCCTACAACGCCTGGGTGGACGCCTTCGCCGATGGCCTCGCCAGCCACCGCGCCGACATCATCCTCGAGCCCGACGGCCTGGGCCTCATCCCGAACTACACCTCGCCGCTCGACGGGTCGAGCAACTGCACCATCGCCCCGCCGCCCGGTGTCGACCTCAACGCCGACCCCGGGGCTGCGCCCAGCGCGGCCAACCGGTTCGAGCAGCTCAACCACGCCGTCAAGGCGCTGGCCAAGAAGTCCGGCACCCGGGTCTACCTCGACGCCACGCACACTGCCTGGCAGAACGTCGGCGAGTCCGCCGACCGGTTGGTCAAGGCAGGCGTGCAGAAGGCCGCCGGGTTCTTCGTCAACGTGTCGAACTACCAGTGGACCCAGAACCTCACGCAGTACGGCGACTGGGTCTCGCAGTGCATCGCCTACACCACGACGGTGCCCGGCAAGACCGGCAACGACTGCCCGAACCAGTACTGGAACGGCGGCCCGAGCAACGGCTACAACGGCGTCGCGCTCGACAACTTCGGCGTGTGGAGCGACACCGCCACCAACCCGGCGCTGAACACGCTCGGCATCAACGAGCGCTACGCCTCGATGATGGCCGGCATCACGCCGAAGGCGCACTTCGTCATCGACACCAGCCGCAACGGCCAGGGTCCCTGGGCGCCGACCGCGACGTACCCCGACAAGCAGGACTGGTGCAACCCTCCCGGCCGCGGCCTCGGTGAGCGGCCGACCCGCAACACCGGCGACCCGCTGCTCGACGCCAAGCTCTGGATCAAGACGCCGGGGCAGTCCGACGGGCAGTGCAACCGCGGCATCGCAGGCAGCACCACCGACCCGGAGTGGGGCGGCATCACCGATCCCGCGGCCGGCGGCTGGTTCCCGCAGCAGGCGCTGCAGCTCGCCCAGCTCGCGGTGCCGCCACTGCAGCCGTAGGACCCCTCCCGCGGCTCGGATAGCCTGCCCCTCCACACGTGTCACGAGTGGAGGGGCAGGCCCATGAAGAAGGTCGACTACAGCGGCGAGGTCGCCCGCACGCCCGACGACGTCTACGCGGCGCTGACCTCCCCGGAGTTCTGGCGCTCCTACGCCGAGGCGAACAAGCTCCCCGCCCCGCAGGTCGAGACGGTCGACGAGGGCGGCGCCACCGTCACGCGCAGCAGCATGACCGTCCCCGTGCCGAGCCAGGCGCGTGCGCTCGCAGGCGACTCCGCCGCTGTCAGCACCACCACCCGGTGGGCCAGCCGCAGCGCGGGTGACGTCCGCGTCGACGTCGTTGCCAAGCACAAGGCCGACGTCACCGGCACCGTACGCATCGAGCCAGCACCCGCCGGCAGCCGCCTGAGCTTCGCCGGCGAGCTCAACGTACGCGTCGCGTTCCTCGGCGGCGTCGCCGAGGGCCAGGCGGTCAAGTACGTGCCGCAGGCCTTCGCCGACCTCGCCCGCCGGCTCGCTGCCTGGCAGGGGTGACGGCGCAGGCCGTCGAGACGCCGCGCCGTACGCGTATGGACCCGTCCCGCACCCTGCGCTAGCGTCCGGACCCTGGCCGGTCCGTCGCCCTCGGGGGGAACGATGTACGCGTCCCGCACCTTGCTCGCCCGCACCCGCCTGCGGGCGGGCGCGGTCCTCGCCGCCGGGCTCGCGCTCGTCCTGGGACCGGTTCTCGCCGCCGGCCCCGCGGCCGCCCTGACCTCGCAGGACATCGACACCTCGTGGGGGAGCGCGGGGCAGCGCGCCGATGTCGGCTGGGCGGCGCTCGTGCAGCGCGACGCCGCGACCCTCACCTACTCCAGCGACCAGCGCAGCGGCGACCTCGTGCTCAGCCGGCTGACGGCTGGCGGTGCGCTCGACCCGGCCTTCGGCGGCGGGAGCGGCCGGGTCCGCCTCGCCTACCCGCGGCCCGGTGAGCCGACCTTCAGCCCGCTCGAGCTGCACGGCGTCGTCGAGCTCCCCGACTCGCGGCTGCTCCTCTCCGCGACGTCCGGCAACCTCGTCGAGCTGGTCCGCCTGCTGCCCTCCGGGGCGCCCGACACGAGCTTCGGTCCCGGCGGCGCCCGGGCGGTGTCCTTCCCGCTCGACCCGGCGTGGTTCGGCGCCCAGGTCGCGGGACCGGTCCTGCTGCCCGGCGGCGGCTCCGTCCTCGCGGTCTCGCAGAGCTCGCCGCGCCTGCTGCGCTTCGACGCCGCCGGGAGGCAGACCGGCTCGACGCTGCTCCCGCCCACTCCCTGTGGCTTCGTCGACCCCGACGCCTGCGACCTCGAGCTCGCCGCGCCGGGGATCGGTCTCGCCGCCCGCCCCGACGGCACGGTCGACGTGCTGATGGCCGCGTCCGGCAAGCCGTACCTCACCAGGGTGACGCCGTCGGGCGCCCTCGACACGGCGTACGGCACCGGCGGCATCCTGCCGTTGCCGCTGGGCAGGGCGAGCAACCTGGTGCTCGCGCCCGGCGGTGACCTGGTGGTCTCGGGCTCGGTGCTGCCCTCGGGTGGGCACGTGCCCCCGCCGGTCACCGTCGTCCGGCTCAGCTCCACGGGAGCGCTCCGCACCACGTGGGGACGCGGCGGGGTCGCGACCGCCTACAACGGGCTCGCGATCGATCCCCACAACGCCACGAGCGCCAGCATCGGGCAGGGTGCGGCAGTTGACGGGCAGGGTCGCGTCGTGGTCGCCGGCCTCGGGCTGAGCACCGTCCACCCCGACCGGCGCTACTGCTCGGTCACCCGCTTCACGACGACGGGGGCGCTGGACCGGTCGTTCAGCCTCGACGGTGACGGCACGTCCACCGACGGGCGCCGCAACGCGGACTGGTGCCCGAGCGTCTACGTCGACCCCGCCGGCGGCTACCTCGTCAACGGGCTCACCCTCGTCACGAACGGCACGTCCGACTACGTGGAGCGCTTCCGCCCCTGAGCTCCGGAGCTCCGGAGCTGGAACATCCGCCCCGGCACGCGTCAGGTGCGTAGACCCGCCAGCACGACCTCGAGCAGCCGCTCGTTCTGCTCGGCCGTGCCGGTCGCCGACATGCAGATGCCGCCGACCAGGCGCAGCAGGTCGTCGCCGCTGACGTCGGCCCGCACCGCCCCGGCCTCCTGCGCGCGCCCGAGCACCCGGGTCGCCGCGGCCGAGAGCCGCTCGCGCAGCTGCAGCTTCAGCCCCGGGTCGCGCTCGAACGCCTCCTGCAGCTCCTTGAGCAGGTTGCGCTTGTTCGAGGCGTAGGTCGCGTAGGCGTGCAGCCAGCGCGTGAGCCCGGCGTAGGCGTCCGGCATCTCCTCGGCCTCGTCGACGGTCGCGATGAGGGTGTCGATCTCCTCGGCGTAGACCGCCTCGACCAGGTCGATCCGCCGCGGGAAGTGGCGGTAGAGCGTTCCGACGCCCACGCCGGCCCGCCTCGCGATGTCCTCGATGGCCGCGTCGTGGGCCCGCTCGGCGAACTCCTCGCGCGCGGCGGCCACGAGCCGGTCGTAGTTGCGGCGCGCGTCCGCCCGCATGGGTCGGGGAGCGGTCGCCGGCGTGGTCACCCCTCCATGGTGCCACGTCATCCGAGAAGAGGAGTGGACAACCGGAGGAACCCTCCGTATGGTTAGCGGAGGCAGTCTCCGTTTCCTAGCCGAAGGGCCCTCGCCATGGCTGAGGCCACACTCGAGAGCGTCACCGCCCTCCCCACCGCTCCTCCCGCTGCTCCAGCCGCACCGCCCCGCCGGACGCTGCTCCTGGCCGTGATCCTCCTGACCCAGCTGATGGTCGTGCTGGACGGGACGATCGTGAACGTCGCGCTGCCCGAGCTCCAGCGCGCGCTCGACTTCACCCCGGCGCGTCTGTCGTGGGTCATCAACGCCTACGCGCTCACGTTCGGCGGACTGCTGATGTTCGGCGCGCGGTGCGGCGACATCCTCGGCCGGCGCCGCGCCTTCCTGCTCGGCATCGTCGTGTTCGTGGTCGGCTCGCTGCTCGGCGGCGTGGCCACGCAGGACTGGATGCTGCTGTTGGCCCGCGGCGTCCAGGGCGTCGGTGGCGCGCTCGCCGCGCCGGCCGCGCTGGCGCTGCTGACCACTGCGTACCGCGACCCCGCCGAACGCGTACGCGCCCTGGGCCTGTACGCAGCGGTCTCGGTCGGCGGCGCCGCCACCGGCCTGCTCGCCGGAGGAGTGCTGACCGAGTACGCGTCGTGGCGCTGGGTCTTCCTCGTCAACCTGCCGTTCGGGCTGGCGGCCCTCGTCGTCGGCTCGCGCGTGCTCGGTGAGACGGCGCGCGCCCGCGTGTCGTTCGACGTCGCCGGCGCGCTGACCTCCACCGCCGGCGTCGGCTCGCTCGTCTACGGACTGGTCGAGAGCACGTCGGCCGGCTGGGGGTCGCCGCGTACGCTCGTGCCGCTCGCCCTGGGCGCGGCGCTCCTCGCCACCTTCGCCCTCGTCGAATCCCGTGCGGCGCAGCCGATCCTGCCCCTCCGTCTGCTGGCGAGCGCGCCGCGCTCCGGCGCCAACGCCGCCCGCGGGCTCCTCTACGCCGGTGCCTACGGCATGTTCTTCTACCTCACGCAGTTCCTGCAGGAGGTACGCGGGTTCTCGCCCGTCGAGGCCGGCCTGGCCTTCCTGCCGCTGCCGCTCTCGGTCTTCACGGCCTCGCAGCTCACCGCCC
This region includes:
- a CDS encoding SMP-30/gluconolactonase/LRE family protein, whose protein sequence is MYASRTLLARTRLRAGAVLAAGLALVLGPVLAAGPAAALTSQDIDTSWGSAGQRADVGWAALVQRDAATLTYSSDQRSGDLVLSRLTAGGALDPAFGGGSGRVRLAYPRPGEPTFSPLELHGVVELPDSRLLLSATSGNLVELVRLLPSGAPDTSFGPGGARAVSFPLDPAWFGAQVAGPVLLPGGGSVLAVSQSSPRLLRFDAAGRQTGSTLLPPTPCGFVDPDACDLELAAPGIGLAARPDGTVDVLMAASGKPYLTRVTPSGALDTAYGTGGILPLPLGRASNLVLAPGGDLVVSGSVLPSGGHVPPPVTVVRLSSTGALRTTWGRGGVATAYNGLAIDPHNATSASIGQGAAVDGQGRVVVAGLGLSTVHPDRRYCSVTRFTTTGALDRSFSLDGDGTSTDGRRNADWCPSVYVDPAGGYLVNGLTLVTNGTSDYVERFRP
- a CDS encoding glycoside hydrolase family 6 protein, with the protein product MSHLRRRSAVVLTAAAALAAVTALPASAATGPFDANRLYVPPAPPGSAAQIAALKAAGNTQDAALVAKETKTAQAVWFTSGTPDQVRKAVRRTMHDAKKQGAVPTLVIYNLPYRDCGQYSSGGAADTKAYNAWVDAFADGLASHRADIILEPDGLGLIPNYTSPLDGSSNCTIAPPPGVDLNADPGAAPSAANRFEQLNHAVKALAKKSGTRVYLDATHTAWQNVGESADRLVKAGVQKAAGFFVNVSNYQWTQNLTQYGDWVSQCIAYTTTVPGKTGNDCPNQYWNGGPSNGYNGVALDNFGVWSDTATNPALNTLGINERYASMMAGITPKAHFVIDTSRNGQGPWAPTATYPDKQDWCNPPGRGLGERPTRNTGDPLLDAKLWIKTPGQSDGQCNRGIAGSTTDPEWGGITDPAAGGWFPQQALQLAQLAVPPLQP
- a CDS encoding MFS transporter, whose protein sequence is MAEATLESVTALPTAPPAAPAAPPRRTLLLAVILLTQLMVVLDGTIVNVALPELQRALDFTPARLSWVINAYALTFGGLLMFGARCGDILGRRRAFLLGIVVFVVGSLLGGVATQDWMLLLARGVQGVGGALAAPAALALLTTAYRDPAERVRALGLYAAVSVGGAATGLLAGGVLTEYASWRWVFLVNLPFGLAALVVGSRVLGETARARVSFDVAGALTSTAGVGSLVYGLVESTSAGWGSPRTLVPLALGAALLATFALVESRAAQPILPLRLLASAPRSGANAARGLLYAGAYGMFFYLTQFLQEVRGFSPVEAGLAFLPLPLSVFTASQLTARWLSVRYPARLLMLAGLTISGVGLALDTQLSPGTPFALVLVSLVLFGFGNGISFVTLTGAAISGVAPEDAGAASGLVNVSQQLGAALGVALLVTVFGRSADFGVHTAAGVLRFTTGIDHVFLGATLLVLGSLAMISVTNRRQG
- a CDS encoding TetR/AcrR family transcriptional regulator; amino-acid sequence: MTTPATAPRPMRADARRNYDRLVAAAREEFAERAHDAAIEDIARRAGVGVGTLYRHFPRRIDLVEAVYAEEIDTLIATVDEAEEMPDAYAGLTRWLHAYATYASNKRNLLKELQEAFERDPGLKLQLRERLSAAATRVLGRAQEAGAVRADVSGDDLLRLVGGICMSATGTAEQNERLLEVVLAGLRT
- a CDS encoding DUF2505 domain-containing protein, yielding MKKVDYSGEVARTPDDVYAALTSPEFWRSYAEANKLPAPQVETVDEGGATVTRSSMTVPVPSQARALAGDSAAVSTTTRWASRSAGDVRVDVVAKHKADVTGTVRIEPAPAGSRLSFAGELNVRVAFLGGVAEGQAVKYVPQAFADLARRLAAWQG